The Gloeobacter violaceus PCC 7421 DNA window GCGGGTGCGCTTCGATTTAGATGCCGAAGGCCAGTTACAGATGTGGCGACCGGACGGCGCGCCGTTCGAGAGCTATGTGGAAATCGCCGCCCGCGCCGAGCAGGAACGCCAACGGGCCGAGCAGGAGCGCCAACGCGCCGAGCAGGCCGAGCAACGCGCCGAGCAGGAGCGCCAGCGCGCCGAGCAGGCCGAACGGAGGAGGGCATTGTCCCTGGTCCTGCGTCTACTCACCCGGCAGGTCGGCACCCTGGAGCCCGGGGTGAGCGAGCGCGTCGGCGGGCTGCCGGATGAAGGGCTCGATGCCCTGGCCGAGGCGCTGCTGGACTTCGGCTCCGCCGCCGATCTGCAAAGCTGGCTCGACGGCCGGGCGGCGGGCTGAGCGCGGGGCACGCCCTCAAAAGCGCACTTCAAAAGTGCCCTGCACCGTAAAGGGCGCACCCGGGTGGACGGCGTAGCGAAACGTCGCCGCCTCGATGTATTGGGTGCCCAGCAGGTTTTTGAAGTTAATCGCCGCATTCAACCAGCCGCGCCGGTAATAGAGCGCCGCATCGACGCGCGTGTAGCCGGGCACCGAAAAGCTGTTGTCCAGATCCCCGAAGCGCTCGCCCACCGCGAACACCCCCGCCCCAACTCCCCAGCCCGCCAGCGCTCCCTCGCTCACCCGGTAGGCGCTCCAGAGGCTTCCCCCATGCAGCGGCGCCGTGGGCAGGCGGTTGCCCACGGGGAAGGTGTTGTCTCGGGAGATCTTCGCGTCGGTGTACGCGTAAGAAGCGATCAGGTTCCACCCCGGCAGGATCTCGCCTGTGAGGTCCAACTCGATACCCTGGCTCTCCTGCTCGCCCACCTGAATCGAAAAGCCGGGGTTGGCCGGGTCGCGGGTGACGACGTTAGCCTTGGCGATCTTGTACAGCGCCAGGTTGGCGAACAGACGTCCCCCCAGCAGCTCGGCCTTGGCGCCGAGTTCGTAGCCGGTGCCGCGGGTGGGCAAAAAGGGTGTGCCCGTGGCGCTTCTGCCGAAACTGGGAGCGAAAGACTGATTGAAGTTGGCGAACAGCGAAACGTTGGCGGCGGGTTTGTAGAGCAGGCCGACCCGCGGGGAGAAAGCCTGCCCCTCCGACGGATTGACCGTGCCCGCCAGCAGATCTGTAAAGGGCGCGGAGACGGTGTCGTAGCGGCCGCCGAGCACCAGCTTGAGGTTGTCCGAGAACGAGATCTGATCCTGCAGGTACACCCCGAAGCCGCTGGTGGTGGTGTTGCCCATGAAGGGAAAGCGCTCCGAGGCCGGGGGGAATTCGTAGGTGTAGGGAGGAGGCTGAAAAATATCGATGCTGTTTGCGGAACCGAAGGTGCCTGCGAAGCCGGTGGCAAACTTGCTCAGTTCGAGGCCGAAAAGGACCGTGTGGTCCACCGAACCCGTCTGTGCCCTCCAGACCAGGTCGTTCTGGAAGGCGACATTTTCATAAAATTGATTCCCCTCCAGATACGCCAGCACCAGCGTGCGGTTGTCCGCCAACAGCTCCCCGGGAGTGAACTGGAGCGGGAACGATTCGAGATAGTTGGCGTACCGTCCGCCCGTGCGCATTGTCAGGTTCTCGGCGAAGCGGTGCTCCAGCACCGCCGTCGCCCGCGTCGCATACCCGAAAATCAGTCCCCTGGGATCCGCATAGAGCCGGCTGTACGGGACGGGCGCCACGCCGGTGCCCACTGCGAAAAGGCCCGGATCGAAAACGCGGTTGTCGCGGTTGTGCTCTATCTCGAAGTTCAGCTTCGTGTCGGGGCCGATCTTCCACTCCAGCACCGGCGCGAAGAACACCCGCCTGCCCTGCACGCCGCGGAAGCTGTTGGCGTCCTCGTAGGCGACATTCAGCCGGTAGGCCAGGGCGCCGTCCGAGGTGAGCGGCCCGGACAGATCCGCCGTGGTGCGGTAGAAATTGTAGCTGCCGGCGGTGAAGGCCACCGCGGCGTAGGGGGCGGGCAGCGGCCTTTTGGTGACGTAGTTGACGACCCCGGAGGGTTCGGCGCGGCCAAACAGCACCGAGGAGGGTCCCTTGAGCACCTCGACGCGCTCGATGTTGGCAGTGTCCAAAGAAAGGAGCGAATCGGTGCCGCTGGACAAAAAGGCGTTGGTGTAGGACCTGGCGGAGAAGCCGCGAATATTGAAGTATTCGCCGATATTGCCGTCGGTGCTTTGCAGGTAGACGCCGCTGACGTTGCGCAGGGCGTCGCGCAGGCGCACGGTCCCCTGGTCTTCGATGACCTGGCGGGGGATCACCTGGATCGACTGGGGCGTGTCCAGAATCGGCGTGTCGGTCTTCGTGGCGGTCGAGGAGCGCGAACGGCGGTAGGTACCGGTGCCGGTCACCGTCACCTCGTCAAGTTCTTCCGCGTCCGGTTGTGCAGGAGCTTGGGCTTGGCTCGGCTCGGCGGGCTGCTGGGCGAGGTGGGCAGCACTAGTCGAGGCAGTGGGTATCTGGTCGAGGCGCGGCACTTCCAGGGGTACCGCGGCCACTTGCTGTGCGGGGGTGGGGGCGGCGCACAGCAGCAACAAACCGCCCGCTAACAGCAGCAACGTGTTGCGATCGATCATGGACAACGAGCCTCCTCGGGCAAACGACTTCTGCCGCGACCGTCGGCACTGCAAGTGCCTCGGGACAGGATCCAACAAGTCCACCGGCTTCCGGGCACACAAAGCATAGGGCTTGTTGGAATCGAGTGTCAATAAATGCCCGATGACCGACGCCGCCCTCGGGCTACCCGCCGGGGGCAGGGGCGGCGCGGCGGTTGAGGCGTTTTTTGAGGCGATCCAGCCACAGGACCAGGCCGGTCCAGAACAACAGCGCCGGGGCCAGGCCCACCAGGGCGTAGAGGACGCGCAGCGGCAGACCCGCGAAATTGCCGACGTGCAGCGGATAAAGCCACTGCATCACCTGCTCGGGAGGGGTAAAACGCCGGGGGTTGTCCACTCGCAGAACGCTGGCGCTGTACTGGTCGAGGGCGACAGTACCCAGGCCTGCCCCTGCGGAGGGGGGCCAGCGCAGGGTGACGTAGACCACACCGTTCGACCGCGTGGGCAACGCAATGTTCGTGACGGTCGCCTGCGGTACCACGGCGCGCGCTCGGTCCAGGACGCGCTCGATGTCCAGAGGCCGGATACCAGGGCGCACGGTGGAGACAGGATGCTCCGGCGGCTTTTGACCAAACGCCTGGTAAACCCATCCCTCCACCGGGTCGTGGAAGACGAGCGCCGAGCCGGTCAGGGCAATCAGCACCAAAAGCGCGGCAGAAAAGACGCCGCTGACTTTGTGCAGATCGTAGTGGAGCAGACGGCTCGGGGAGCGCCAGCGCACCCGCAACCCCGACTGCCACCGCCTCCAGCCCGGCCAGAGCACCAGGCCGCTTAGGCCCAAAACGGTGAGCAACACACCGGCGATGCCCACGACGATGCCCCCGGCCGCCCCGGCCAGCAAGCTCGTGTGCAACAGCAACAAAAAACCAACCGGCACCGAAAGCACATCGATGCGTCCGCCGATCAGCGCGCCGCCGCGCGGATCGACAAAGCTCACCTGCAACCGCTCGCCGCTGAGGAGCACTCCCATGTA harbors:
- a CDS encoding TonB-dependent siderophore receptor; its protein translation is MIDRNTLLLLAGGLLLLCAAPTPAQQVAAVPLEVPRLDQIPTASTSAAHLAQQPAEPSQAQAPAQPDAEELDEVTVTGTGTYRRSRSSTATKTDTPILDTPQSIQVIPRQVIEDQGTVRLRDALRNVSGVYLQSTDGNIGEYFNIRGFSARSYTNAFLSSGTDSLLSLDTANIERVEVLKGPSSVLFGRAEPSGVVNYVTKRPLPAPYAAVAFTAGSYNFYRTTADLSGPLTSDGALAYRLNVAYEDANSFRGVQGRRVFFAPVLEWKIGPDTKLNFEIEHNRDNRVFDPGLFAVGTGVAPVPYSRLYADPRGLIFGYATRATAVLEHRFAENLTMRTGGRYANYLESFPLQFTPGELLADNRTLVLAYLEGNQFYENVAFQNDLVWRAQTGSVDHTVLFGLELSKFATGFAGTFGSANSIDIFQPPPYTYEFPPASERFPFMGNTTTSGFGVYLQDQISFSDNLKLVLGGRYDTVSAPFTDLLAGTVNPSEGQAFSPRVGLLYKPAANVSLFANFNQSFAPSFGRSATGTPFLPTRGTGYELGAKAELLGGRLFANLALYKIAKANVVTRDPANPGFSIQVGEQESQGIELDLTGEILPGWNLIASYAYTDAKISRDNTFPVGNRLPTAPLHGGSLWSAYRVSEGALAGWGVGAGVFAVGERFGDLDNSFSVPGYTRVDAALYYRRGWLNAAINFKNLLGTQYIEAATFRYAVHPGAPFTVQGTFEVRF
- a CDS encoding PepSY-associated TM helix domain-containing protein; the encoded protein is MNFKVRPVVFALHQWTGVVLGLLLVVICVSGSVLVFSEEINRTLHPQWTRSRLQGEPISPAAAIGKLRTAYADSRLLSLRVPPEPDGTYMGVLLSGERLQVSFVDPRGGALIGGRIDVLSVPVGFLLLLHTSLLAGAAGGIVVGIAGVLLTVLGLSGLVLWPGWRRWQSGLRVRWRSPSRLLHYDLHKVSGVFSAALLVLIALTGSALVFHDPVEGWVYQAFGQKPPEHPVSTVRPGIRPLDIERVLDRARAVVPQATVTNIALPTRSNGVVYVTLRWPPSAGAGLGTVALDQYSASVLRVDNPRRFTPPEQVMQWLYPLHVGNFAGLPLRVLYALVGLAPALLFWTGLVLWLDRLKKRLNRRAAPAPGG